In Blastopirellula marina, the sequence AAGCACGGAACCCAAGCTACACGTGTGTATGTGGTAAGAATCCGCAACAACGGGATTGAACCCAAGGCAGAGGGTCAATTGCTCTATAAGAACAAGACGTTACATATCGCCAGTGTGTTCGATGTGGATGAGGAAGGAGTAGAGTGGGAATTGTCTTGCACGGAGGTGGTGTAAATGGAATGGAAGGTAAGCATCACCGGCGAAAAGAAGCTGGACAAAGCCCTTCGCAACCTAGAGCCAAAGTTTCGCCGAAAGGTTGCCAACAAGGCTATGCGAAAAGGTATGAAAATCATCCAACGCACAGCCAAGAGCTATGCCCCTGTCGGCAAACCACAGAAGGACCATACTCCCGGTTTACTAAAGAAAAACATCAAGGTTCGTGCTGGTAAGCGATCCCGTCGCACCTTTGGCATCGACGTAAGAATCGGTGACAAGGACTGGCAAGGAAAAGCATGGTACGGCTCAGCCGTCGTTTTCGGAACTAAGAAACAGAAAGAGAACGACTTCATGAAGCGAGCATATAAAGACAAAGAATCACAGGTCAGAAAACAAGTGATTAACGACATGTGGCAGGGTATCGAAGATATCGCCAAAGAAGGAGCAAGATGACAATACAGCAGGCAATAGTCAACTATCTATTGGAACAAAGCAATGTAACCGATCTCGTATCGAATCGAATTTTCACCAATCATTTGCCGCAAAAGCCCGAGTTTCCAGCTATCACCATTCGTCTCGTTTCGGCTGACCATGGCCGAAACCTCGACGGCCCAAATGGCGTGGTCAGGGCTCGCATTCAAATCGAGGCTTGGTCGAAAGATTTTCTTGAATCGCAAGACATCGCTGAACAAGTAAGAACGAAGGTGCAGGGATATTCCGGCCTGATGGATGAATTGCTCATTCGATCATGTGGTCTTGAGGAAGACATCGATACACCGGAGCCACCAGACGACGATTCCGACGAATGGTTTTATAGCAAGGCTTTGATTTTCTCGATGCTCTACATCGAATCGATTCCCGCTCACTAAATCGAGATCGCCACCACTACATACCTCTAAAGTCATTAGCTACTGACCATTGGAGGAATATGGCAATCACAATTGGAGAAGGTTGTCTTCTCAAACAAAACGGAACAACTGTTGGTCAGCGTACCAGCATCACCGGTCCATCTTCGTCACGTGCCGAGGTGGAAACCACACATCTCGATTCAGAACAGAAAGAATATCGCCCCGGCCTGAAAGAATCCGGTACGGTTTCTCTGGAATACGAATTCGATCCTCAAGATACAAGCCATCAAGCCGTGGAAACCTCCTATGACGATGGAGACACGGACGAATGGACCTTGGAATATTCAGACGGTTCAACTCGTGTTTTCGACGGCTTCATTACATCATACGAAACTAACGGCATGACCGTTGAGGGCAATGTTCTTGCATCGCTCACGATTCGTATCACTGGCGACATCACACGCACAAATGCCAGCGTGGGTCTCTTGTCAGTTAATGGCAAAAAGGGCGTTCACGTTCGATCTCGGAACAATCCCAAGGTTGAAACCACGAAGGTTGATACCAAGGAAGGAGGCAAATAATGCCGATGACCCGAGAGGAAATCCTTGCCATTGATGATACACCGATTCATGAGGTGAAAGTCGCAAACTGGCCCAAGCCTCTTCTGTTTCGTTCGGTACGTGCTGACGAGACCGAACGTGTGTACAAGATCATCAATGGTGGACCGAACAAACATGTAAACTTGGTTGCCTTGCTTTGCTGTGACGAGGAAGGCAACCCGCTGTTTACCGAAGACGACGTTGCCGAATTGTGTAAGAAATCGATGTCTTCGGTTCAGCAGATCATGGAGGCAATCGTTGAGGCTCATCCTATTCTCACTGCGGACACCGCAGAACTTGAAAAAAACTAGTCAACTCTCCGTTCAGGATGTTCACTTTCAAATTGGCAGGACATCTCAAAATGACGGTTGCCGAACTTGGCAAACGCATGAGCGGAGAGGAACTAATCGAATGGATGGTCTTCGACCGTTTACACCCGATCCCTGACCCATGGCTACAAACCGGTGTGATGTGTCAATACATCGCCGAACCATGGTTAAAGAAGAAATCAGGTGGCAAATGGAGACCAACGGACTTTATGCCGGTCGAGAGAATCCAACGGCATGTACAGTCTGAAGAGGAATGCAAAGCCGCATTTGATGCCGTCACATCCTCGCTTTCCAAACGGTAAGCGAGGATTTTCTTTGCGCCACTACATACCTGAAAACGGAGGATGTAATGGCAGTAATTGGAAACATCAGCATCGGATTTCGAGCTAACGCAAAAGGCTTGAAAAAGGGGGCCGATCAAGCACGGGGAATCTTGAACAAACTCGGTGGTGGCATCATGAAGGTTAGCGGGATGATCGCTGGCTTGGGTGCCGCTGTCGGTGTTGCCGCTGCCGCTGCCAAATTTACCCAGATGGCTGTAGCTCAAGCCGAAAACATCAAGTATTCCACTCGACTCGCCAAACAGATCGGAACAACCACCAAGGCCCTAACCGGTCTTCAATATGCAGCAAAAAAGGCTCTCGGAACCGACGACATCGAAGGTTTCGGCGATGCTCTTTCTGACATGCAGGAAAAGATTGGTGATGTCACTCTTGAAGAAGGTGGAGCCAAGGACATCCTCGAACAACTTGGTTTGGATGCCGACACCATGGCAAGCCAAGATGCTGAAGAAAACTTCTTGCAAATTGCCGATGCCATTTCTGGTATGCAAAACCAAGCCGAGAAGCTCCACGTCGCAGATACCTTGTTCGGTGGCGAAGGACAGAAAATGCTTCCGTTGTTGGAAAAAGGTCGTAAAGGCATTGAAGAAATGCAGGCTGAAGCGGAAAAGATGGGACTCACATTTACGGAGATGGAAGCTCATCAGGTCGTCAAAGTCCAACAGGCTATTGGTCATCTTCAAGACCAATTCCAAGGTTTGGCAAACCAGATGGTGATTCAGGTTGCTCCTTATGTGTCTGCATTGATTGACGAATTCGAGAGAATGGGTTTAACCGGCGTGGATTCCACACAAGCCATCTCGCAAGGTCTTGGCTTTGCAGCCGATGGAATTGGCATCGTTGGCGATTCCATTGATTTTGTGATGGATGGTTTCAAATTTCTTCAATCTGGCCTAACCAAGTATGTTGCATGGGTCGTCAATATGTACGACTATCTCGCTCGCTACATCGACACTCTCATGGGAGAGTTGTACCGAAACACCGGTGTCGGCATGGAAACCAACATTTCGGCATACACATCGGCTATAGCAGAAGACCTGCATAAATTGTCTGCCGATCAGTGGGATGGAGCAATGAAATCATTCACGGACAAAACGCCATCTGAACGAATCGACAACTTCTTTGACAGAATGCAGAAGGGTGCTGAAAAGGCACGAAATGCCATCACGGAATTCCCTCCCGCTATCAACAAAGCAACCGGTGCAACCATGAAACTGGGGAAGGCCGTCAAGGATTTAGAATCATCCTTGCAGGAACAAATTGCAACATTTGGAATGAGCGGCACAGAGGTTGATATTTGGAGGTTGAAGCAACAAGGTGCCACGGAGCAACAATTGGCTTCGGCTCGAAAGCTTGCCGACCAACTAAAATCCTTGGATGAACATAAGACCTTGCAGGAAGATGCCAAGGCCCTAATCGACACGTTGAAAACGCCCGAGGAACTGTATCAGGATCGCATCGCCAAATTGACCAAGATGCTCAACACCAACGATGCCAACGGCAACACGTTGATTAGCTTCGAGCAATTCACCAAGGCTGCGAAGATGGCACGTGATGAAATCTTCGGCGAACAGAACAACGAGAAACGATTTGCATCATTGTCTGAATTTGGATCGGTCGAGGCTCGTAATGATATTGTTCGCCACATGTTTGGTGGTGGCAATGATCCAGAGAAAACCCAACGAGATCAACTGGCAGAGCAAAAGAAGTCGGCTCAATCTCTTGCACGAATCGAAAAGAAATTATCGGCTCCACATGTTGCCAGTTTGCCAACTCCGTAAGAATCTCGCTGCCAAGCCATACATAAGGGCATGGCAGTTCTTGATGTGTACGAAAAATACGGGCTCCGTTCTGGTGGGCGAGATTCTAACGGCAACATGACCTTAAACAGGACATGGATTGCTGAATGCAGCAACCATGATGATCCTGTCATCGTCGAGTCTGCTTGGGTCGATGAAACGGGTCTCCAATGGGGAGATGCGTATGTAACCGAAAGCAGCAGCTATTCCTTCGCTGTAATCAATGGTATCGACTATTCCTTTGTTGATGAGTCCACGTGGATTTGGCTCATCAATGTCACGTATGGCAAGCGGGAGAAATTCCGCAATCCATTGTTGGAACCAGCACGTCTGTCCTTTGGTCTGTACCAGACACAGATTCCAGTGGATTTCGACTGCTTCGGACGAGCGATTCTCAATCCTTGTGGTGAACCCTACGAAGAACCGGTGATGCGTGACGATTCACGTTCCACCTTAACGGTTCGTCTGAACGTGGGTTACAACTCGTTCAATTGGGGCGTGGCTCAACAATATCGAGATTGCACGAACTCAAACTGGTGGAAGGGCGGGGCACCGGGAACGGTGAAAATCTCCGACATCTCAGCAGAATCGGACGAACACGATGAGATTGGTGCTTATTGGAAGGTTGCTTACACGTTCCATCATAACCCACTCACATGGGATTCACGCCCATTGAACAAAGGCTTTCATCAATTGGTTGACGGCAAACCCAAGAAGATTCTTCTTGCCGATGGCAAAGAACCGGATACCGCTCAACTGTTGGACAACAACGGAAAATTTATCCCCAAGGGAACCGGGCAGCCAACCTTTGGCAGGTTCCAGATTTACAACCGAGTTCCCTTCAACTTCCCGTTCTAGGAGGCCATTTGGCAGGATATACACTTGATGAAAGCACATTAAGCCGATTGTGGGCTGTCATTCGCTACGTGGAACGAATGATGAAGAATGGCGTGACTGGTGGCAAGGGTCGTCGAGGCAAAGGTTCCGATGGATTCTGGGCGAAGATCACCGGCACCAATGGCGAAGGAAGATATTCATGGGTTGCCTTGAAGATCGTAAACGGCAACTTCGTTGAGGCTCCAGAATGGGGGCAGGGAAGCCATCTAAATGACGAAGCCTTTGCTGCCGAGAAAAACCAATCGAAGCAAGTTCCCATTGGTTCTGTCGTTTGGCTTCGGTTGGCAGTTGATGCTTATGTGTATTTGTTCGAGCATCAACAAGAGGGATTTTGGGCAAAGATTCAAGCTGGCAACCGTAGCGGTCATAAATACAGTTGGGATGGATACTCGGCAAATGCAGACGGCACCTTTTCTCCCAATGGCACTAGTGGTTCGTACAACTCTCCCAATTGGGCTCAACCAAGTGATGGTTCCCACTGGGTCTTGCCTTATGAAACCGTTTGGTTGCGACCGTCAGGCTTAGGCTATTACGTCTTTGACTATCACCCCGGAATGATGACGGCTCGCACGGTTTCTACAGATGGTGGAATTCCCGGCAGACAAGGAGCGACACCGGGACAAGCTGAGGTGATCTTGGATTGGTTCAACGGCATTGCTCTCAATGTCCAAGATTCCATTGAGTGGACCGTTCTCAACTCGATGAGAAAGAGCGTTGTGGTTGATACGGGCAAGACCATTTATCTACACCTCAGCTATGGGCAAGGGGTTTGGTGGGTCTCTGGCTACGATTGCACGGACGAAGATGAGGATGAGGAGACTGAAGAATAATGGGAATCGGTTTTGGCATGTGTTGCTGTGGAATCCCTCTCGTGATGATTTCCACATGTGATTCAAGCGTGAATTACACATATCTTTGCAACTATGAAAATGACGAGGGAAATCCCGGTTCATCTTGTGGTGAAGAGATTGGCCCTTTGGTCGGTGAGCACACAACGGATGTGCAAGGTGTCTGTGTCTTCGCACCACTTCAGAAAGACATCGATAAATGGAATGAGGACAAGGATGCTTGGGATGAGTACCGCCAGAAACATGAGAAACATTGGCCGGTGGCATCCGGGGTAATCAGTGGGGGGTATAGGTGCTGGTCAGGAATTCGCCCAGCGATTTACCCCGGTCAAATTGATGCCGACTGGGCCACCGATACCTATGGCGATATGGAATATTCCACCGGTGGCATTGGACCTAATGAGAGAATCACGATTTACGATCTTAAAGACATGTTCGCTTTGTTGGTGGACAAGCACGAGCTAGAAGAAAATCAGCCATTTGGCTTCTTGTTCGTGATTGATAACACCGGTTCCATCTCGCTTTCCCAATGGCAGACAGATGCAAGAACTGATTTTCTTCAGTGGATTGAGGACGAATATCCACAATGTCAGGTAAGAGAAATCACTCTTTCTAATTACCTTGTTGATGGTGAGGATTGGCT encodes:
- a CDS encoding DUF3168 domain-containing protein, which produces MTIQQAIVNYLLEQSNVTDLVSNRIFTNHLPQKPEFPAITIRLVSADHGRNLDGPNGVVRARIQIEAWSKDFLESQDIAEQVRTKVQGYSGLMDELLIRSCGLEEDIDTPEPPDDDSDEWFYSKALIFSMLYIESIPAH
- a CDS encoding phage tail tube protein, producing the protein MAITIGEGCLLKQNGTTVGQRTSITGPSSSRAEVETTHLDSEQKEYRPGLKESGTVSLEYEFDPQDTSHQAVETSYDDGDTDEWTLEYSDGSTRVFDGFITSYETNGMTVEGNVLASLTIRITGDITRTNASVGLLSVNGKKGVHVRSRNNPKVETTKVDTKEGGK
- a CDS encoding HK97-gp10 family putative phage morphogenesis protein, with amino-acid sequence MEWKVSITGEKKLDKALRNLEPKFRRKVANKAMRKGMKIIQRTAKSYAPVGKPQKDHTPGLLKKNIKVRAGKRSRRTFGIDVRIGDKDWQGKAWYGSAVVFGTKKQKENDFMKRAYKDKESQVRKQVINDMWQGIEDIAKEGAR
- a CDS encoding head-tail adaptor protein, translated to MTPAGEFNKRVTYSQLTGVDNHNKKTYSTVGTYWAKVTSSAGGEKPDKHGTQATRVYVVRIRNNGIEPKAEGQLLYKNKTLHIASVFDVDEEGVEWELSCTEVV